A portion of the Staphylococcus felis genome contains these proteins:
- the proC gene encoding pyrroline-5-carboxylate reductase — MKIVFYGAGNMAHAIFTGIVNSNILPAENIYLTNRSNEEALKSYSDALGVQYSYDDEQLLKDADYVFLGSKPHDFDQIAERIRKHTDSNQKFISIMAGLPITYIREKLTVDNPIARIMPNTNAHVGHSVTGVSFSSNFGPKSKDEVLEVINAFGSAIEVQEDHLHQVTAITGSGPAFLYHVFEKYVLAGTKLGLEKSQVEESIQELIIGTSKMIERSDLSMEQLRKNITSKGGTTQAGLNALSEYDIEGIFEDCLKAAVTRSIELSSQDENES; from the coding sequence ATGAAAATTGTTTTTTATGGTGCTGGAAATATGGCGCACGCAATCTTTACGGGTATCGTCAATTCAAATATTTTACCTGCTGAAAATATATATTTAACCAATCGGTCTAATGAAGAAGCGTTAAAATCATATAGCGACGCTCTAGGTGTTCAATATAGCTATGATGATGAACAACTTCTAAAAGATGCAGATTATGTCTTTTTAGGATCAAAACCGCATGATTTTGATCAAATTGCTGAACGTATTCGTAAACATACTGATTCAAATCAAAAATTCATTTCAATCATGGCAGGATTGCCTATTACTTATATACGTGAAAAGTTGACAGTAGACAATCCTATTGCACGAATTATGCCTAATACAAATGCTCATGTAGGTCATTCTGTGACAGGTGTGAGTTTTTCAAGCAACTTTGGACCCAAGTCAAAAGATGAAGTATTAGAAGTGATTAATGCTTTTGGTTCAGCAATTGAAGTTCAAGAAGACCATCTACATCAAGTGACCGCAATTACAGGAAGCGGCCCGGCATTTTTATATCATGTTTTTGAAAAATATGTCTTAGCAGGTACTAAGTTAGGTCTTGAAAAATCACAAGTAGAAGAATCCATTCAAGAATTAATTATAGGGACTAGTAAAATGATTGAACGCTCTGATTTAAGTATGGAACAGCTTAGAAAAAATATAACTTCTAAAGGTGGCACGACTCAAGCAGGACTTAATGCATTGTCTGAATACGATATTGAAGGCATATTTGAAGATTGTTTGAAGGCGGCAGTGACTCGTAGTATTGAATTGTCTTCTCAAGATGAAAACGAATCATAA
- the rnz gene encoding ribonuclease Z: protein MEITFFGTSAGLPTKERHTQSIALKLEPYSTDIWLFDVGEATQHQILHHSIKLGKVSHIFITHMHGDHIYGLPGVLTSRSFQGGDAKPLTIIGPKGIKSYVESTLALSYAHLTYPIEIIEIIDELELEINQFKIKVLPLNHGIPSYGYRVESPITPGKLNVKKLQDIGIEPGPKYQQIKESQTFEHNGITYNANDFKGPHQIGPTVAIFGDTKPCKNELILAQNADVVVHEATFLEGDKTLANNYYHSHIDDVLKLLEKAKVKHGLLTHISNRYTKDDVQLLFKQLLHKNPPSFQFVADFDYYTF, encoded by the coding sequence ATGGAAATAACTTTTTTCGGTACAAGTGCTGGCTTGCCTACAAAAGAGCGACACACCCAATCAATAGCTTTAAAACTCGAACCTTATTCTACTGACATTTGGCTTTTTGATGTAGGCGAGGCTACTCAGCATCAAATATTACATCATTCTATTAAATTAGGAAAAGTGAGTCATATTTTTATCACACATATGCATGGCGATCATATTTATGGTTTGCCAGGAGTATTAACTAGCCGATCATTTCAAGGTGGCGATGCAAAACCACTTACAATTATCGGACCTAAAGGAATCAAATCATACGTTGAATCTACACTTGCATTGTCATATGCCCATCTCACATATCCTATTGAAATTATAGAAATAATAGATGAATTAGAATTAGAAATCAATCAATTCAAAATTAAAGTATTACCTTTAAATCATGGCATTCCTAGTTATGGTTACCGTGTAGAATCACCTATAACACCTGGTAAATTAAACGTAAAAAAACTTCAAGACATCGGAATTGAACCAGGGCCTAAATATCAACAAATTAAAGAAAGTCAAACATTTGAACATAATGGTATCACTTATAACGCAAATGATTTTAAAGGACCTCATCAAATAGGACCTACAGTTGCTATATTTGGAGATACGAAACCATGTAAAAACGAACTGATATTAGCGCAAAATGCTGACGTTGTAGTTCATGAAGCTACATTTTTAGAAGGAGATAAAACACTAGCGAATAACTATTACCACAGCCATATAGATGATGTTTTAAAACTTTTGGAAAAAGCAAAAGTGAAGCATGGCCTATTAACACATATTAGTAATCGCTATACAAAAGATGATGTTCAATTGTTATTCAAACAATTATTGCATAAAAATCCACCTTCATTTCAATTTGTAGCAGATTTTGATTATTACACCTTTTAA